A section of the Papaver somniferum cultivar HN1 unplaced genomic scaffold, ASM357369v1 unplaced-scaffold_15964, whole genome shotgun sequence genome encodes:
- the LOC113337312 gene encoding uncharacterized protein LOC113337312 isoform X2 translates to MPDVEEDPLDMDDVVAQYFQECNPTLNLDDPGLDELLNGNLQHNDGDQFDYWDTENPVMNDDNDYNFNNSPNLDFTTNGVEGENPEYVGNVGDEVETNSVVPFPVWPPVPTPFNCSYCHVLREIIHENGANSMKLEIHGRIGFICHAIYEMQTNVIDGPPIVNYEMVDFTMQSMESVKQFIVQYCQSRTQEGYVLLPDPLSVYYDALCYGLNWFNNVDSDELNPPSEASHIGAEEENRTPANTNDTRTPRPGLASQRQRTRALTLNDLTRRFHVPINTVAKELQICTTVIKKKCREFGVKRWPSRAVISKTKKLLMLETSLRDGNGNRNTNSEIETLRKQLEDIYACRDVDD, encoded by the exons ATGCCGGATGTAGAAGAAGACCCACTTGATATGGACGACGTTGTTGCGCAATACTTTCAAGAATGTAACCCAACTTTGAATCTCGATGATCCGGGTCTTGATGAATTGCTTAATGGCAACTTGCAACATAATGATGGGGATCAGTTCGATTATTGGGATACCGAAAATCCTGTTATGAACGATGACAATGATTATAATTTTAACAATTCTCCTAATCTGGATTTTACGACCAACGGTGTTGAAGGTGAAAATCCTGAATATGTTGGTAATGTGGGTGATGAAGTTGAGACGAATTCCGTTGTTCCTTTTCCGGTTTGGCCTCCTGTTCCGACTCCGTTTAATTGTAGTTACTGTCATGTCCTTCGAGAAATCATCCACGAAAATG GCGCAAACAGTATGAAGCTTGAGATTCACGGAAGAATTGGTTTTATTTGCCATGCTATTTATGAGATGCAGACTAACGTTATCGATGGACCTCCTATAGTAAACTATGAAATGGTCGA TTTCACAATGCAAAGCATGGAGAGTGTAAAGCAGTTCATAGTTCAGTATTGTCAAAGCCGCACTCAAGAAGGATATGTTTTATTGCCAGATCCATTATCAGTTTACTACGATGCATTATGCTATGGACTTAACTGGTTCAATAACGTCGATTCAGATGAACTCAACCCTCCATCAG AGGCAAGTCATATTGGAGCAGAGGAGGAAAATCGAACTCCAGCAAATACGAATGACACTAGAACTCCTAGGCCTGGTCTCGCATCACAG aGGCAAAGGACAAGGGCATTAACATTAAACGACCTGACCAGACGGTTCCACGTTCCCATAAATACCGTAGCTAAAGAACTACAAATTTGTACTACGGTGATCAAGAAAAAATGCCGGGAATTTGGGGTGAAACGATGGCCAAGTCGAGCG GTAATTAGCAAAACTAAAAAGTTATTAATGTTGGAAACAAGTCTGAGAGATGGAAATGGCAACAGAAATACAAACAGCGAGATTGAGACTTTAAGAAAACAGCTCGAGGATATTTATGCTTGCCGGGATGTCGATGACTAA
- the LOC113337312 gene encoding uncharacterized protein LOC113337312 isoform X1, translating into MPDVEEDPLDMDDVVAQYFQECNPTLNLDDPGLDELLNGNLQHNDGDQFDYWDTENPVMNDDNDYNFNNSPNLDFTTNGVEGENPEYVGNVGDEVETNSVVPFPVWPPVPTPFNCSYCHVLREIIHENGANSMKLEIHGRIGFICHAIYEMQTNVIDGPPIVNYEMVDFTMQSMESVKQFIVQYCQSRTQEGYVLLPDPLSVYYDALCYGLNWFNNVDSDELNPPSEASHIGAEEENRTPANTNDTRTPRPGLASQRQRTRALTLNDLTRRFHVPINTVAKELQICTTVIKKKCREFGVKRWPSRACEQVISKTKKLLMLETSLRDGNGNRNTNSEIETLRKQLEDIYACRDVDD; encoded by the exons ATGCCGGATGTAGAAGAAGACCCACTTGATATGGACGACGTTGTTGCGCAATACTTTCAAGAATGTAACCCAACTTTGAATCTCGATGATCCGGGTCTTGATGAATTGCTTAATGGCAACTTGCAACATAATGATGGGGATCAGTTCGATTATTGGGATACCGAAAATCCTGTTATGAACGATGACAATGATTATAATTTTAACAATTCTCCTAATCTGGATTTTACGACCAACGGTGTTGAAGGTGAAAATCCTGAATATGTTGGTAATGTGGGTGATGAAGTTGAGACGAATTCCGTTGTTCCTTTTCCGGTTTGGCCTCCTGTTCCGACTCCGTTTAATTGTAGTTACTGTCATGTCCTTCGAGAAATCATCCACGAAAATG GCGCAAACAGTATGAAGCTTGAGATTCACGGAAGAATTGGTTTTATTTGCCATGCTATTTATGAGATGCAGACTAACGTTATCGATGGACCTCCTATAGTAAACTATGAAATGGTCGA TTTCACAATGCAAAGCATGGAGAGTGTAAAGCAGTTCATAGTTCAGTATTGTCAAAGCCGCACTCAAGAAGGATATGTTTTATTGCCAGATCCATTATCAGTTTACTACGATGCATTATGCTATGGACTTAACTGGTTCAATAACGTCGATTCAGATGAACTCAACCCTCCATCAG AGGCAAGTCATATTGGAGCAGAGGAGGAAAATCGAACTCCAGCAAATACGAATGACACTAGAACTCCTAGGCCTGGTCTCGCATCACAG aGGCAAAGGACAAGGGCATTAACATTAAACGACCTGACCAGACGGTTCCACGTTCCCATAAATACCGTAGCTAAAGAACTACAAATTTGTACTACGGTGATCAAGAAAAAATGCCGGGAATTTGGGGTGAAACGATGGCCAAGTCGAGCG TGTGAACAGGTAATTAGCAAAACTAAAAAGTTATTAATGTTGGAAACAAGTCTGAGAGATGGAAATGGCAACAGAAATACAAACAGCGAGATTGAGACTTTAAGAAAACAGCTCGAGGATATTTATGCTTGCCGGGATGTCGATGACTAA